The nucleotide window ATTAGCTTGAAGGATGGCATCTGGTTTAACTCCTAATGTGATCTACTTCTTGATCTGTCAAGAACGTAAATCTCAAAATActcatttatggatattttttagtgtatcaaaaatacatttacagtaactcaaaacacaacagagctatttttttaaataccataaaCATGCTATTGTTAATTGTAATTTTCACTCTCATTTCTGTCAGGggatatattataaataatatctcCAAAATAGAGAGATAtgtcattttttacttttttcatatTCATAAAGACACAATAACCTCCTAGAAATCGCCTCCCCTCCAAACTGCTTAAGTTTCTATTTCCCagccatgcatttttttttctttgttgaaGTGGGTGTGTTGTAAaaagatgattaaaaaaatactgcTGCTCAGTGACAGTGACCTCAGTTCTCTACAGATCATCACTGCAAAAACACTCGGAGGAGCACTCTTCATCTGTAAGGTACAACTTTTGTGTGTTTAATAATCACAGAGTGAGCTTATGTTGCTTTATAGCATGTTTTTCCTCCACACAGCTATAGGGGCATTTACTATTTGAGAAATCGAATTATAATACTATAACTACTCTGACTTTCTTTTCACTCtcctttaatgaaaatatttcacatcctgtatttcataaaataattattcatatttacaacaaattatTAATGTGATTTCAAGAGAACAATGGAAGTTTAAactattgttttgttaaaaacaaaatttcttaaggaatctgtttttttttttctttgatgatTTAATGATAAATTCTGATTAGGGAAGCTGAACTTTTTTCCCCCCAACTACTGTAGTTTGTATTGaattatattgcaaaaatatgaaaaaacaaataaagggtCAAGCCCAATAGTCACCATAACTAATAAAAATGGCTTACATTCCTTcaactttaaatgtaaatattacattcaaagaataataaattattacTGCTTGGACAAGattaatgggctctatgcacagctagacttTTAAAACCAACCATTAACCTCCGATGAAAGctaaatgtgactattttcaatttcacaaggttgtttttacagcatcgatgttgtaatgtaattacaatccattcagttaaatagactagttgtttaagcgtaaaacaaaatgaaagactGTTGTAATCGCTTGCACCATAAGGAGCAACAGGGCTagcacagaaattccattgaaaatactggggtaaaataaattatcatattttaaagacataattaatgttattgcagtgcttcttgtgcGATCTGAGACCAATTAAACGCCCAtcccatccaaaataaaagtttgttcttgacataatatatgcatatattataatatatataagactCACACACTTACATAGAAGCacaaatatacaataaaacatatattattaaatttatatgtCATGGtatcatatacacatatattatatataccaaaatataaataaaaacattctcaaatatatatatatatatgtttttgtgtatttgcatATACATAATGAATAAACACAGTATACGCACTTAAAttgcaaaacaaactttttatacCATacttattttatacttattttttatacgTGTCCAGCACTAAAATTGGGTTAATTCTTTTCAATTAAATTGAAATTGCACGTTTTAACCCAATGGTTTGATCTATCCATATTTGTTGACAATGTTTGGTTACAacaaaccagcattttttttttattttagagttcacaatattctttaaaatatatatttcctcTTTCTCTCCCTCACAGTGATCCTCCATCATGGTGAAAGGCACACTGAATGAACTCTCCCAGCTCAAACAGTCAGGCTTCggtcagccagagcccagacatGGCCTCAATCTGCTCTACTGGTTTGCTCGTGAATATATATTGTTCGATTTTGGGGAAATTAAACCCAAATTCAATCCGGTGTTTGGAGAGTTTGGCTTCCACAAGTTTAATAACAGAATTGAAGATGAAGATCACATCGTGCCCATTCAAAATCTCCCATACTATGAAGTGGGAAACCTGAATTACTCAAATGCAGACAAGCTCCCAAATTACGTCAGGCAAAAATACAGCCACTATAACCCTGACAGTAACAAGGACCGCATTATTGTGCATCAGGACGGCAATGGTAAACTGAACAGGGTTTATGTGACTGAACACAGCGACCAGAGACATTTTGACAGCAGCAAAACCTACCGTGTGAGCAATGGCCTCCTGCTGATCATCAAAAACATGAGCAGGGAGGATTTTCTCTCCAAGGTCTCCAATACTGGCAATCGTACCAACAACCAGCAGCCATTTTACTATCAACAACATTCTGTTTATCAGTCCTACAGCACTCCAGTAAATCACACTCCTTCTCCTCGTCCTCCTCCGCCAGCAGAAGATAGCTCCTGGTGTACCATTCTTTAAGCATGAAGAGCTGCTGTGCTGATATTAATCTGCTCACATTCATCTGATTATTATCATCAGTTTTATCACAGGCCTTATATTTAATTATCTGTATTATGCTACGGGGTtgatgaatgcttgattctgaatGGCTGGTAAACATTCAAAGACGTGCCATTATATATAGCCTATAGTTCCGGGTTTTGGTGAATAATTCAGTCTGCTGAATTATTAGAGGATAGAGCACACAAGTGATTAATTTCATTTCCTGGTTTTCATTTCTTTCCTGTTGTGTGGTGATGTGGCTTggtttgaaattaaaaaaaaaaattaaaactcacTTTCAAGTTTGTATCATTCATGTTTTGTAAATTAATCTAAAGTTGCTTTCAGTACACTCTAAAACAGTGGTCTTTAACTCCTGGagcgccgcagctctgcacagtttagctccaaccacctccaacacACACCTGCTTAATCGTCTCTAGTAGtcatgaacaccttgattatttggatcagctgtgtttgattagggttggagcaaaactgtgcagagctgcggccctccaggaatccagtttgagacctatgcgcTAAAAAGAAAAGAGGCTGGGTTAATGTgactcaatgttgggtcaaatgtggacaaactCAACCATTATGTTAAAAAGCATAATTTGaatttcattgaaaaaaaaaattaacccaacattgggtttgtccatatttgaccaagTGTTGGATTACGACAACCCAGCATCTTTTAAAGTCTATATGTAAACTGATATCAGATAAATCTTTATTATGACATATTtaatagacacaaacacacatatacacaagctGAAACAAGAACTGATTGACAATCATATTCACAGCATTAGTGTTTTGTAAATGAATCTATGCCTTCAGTACACTTTAAAAGAGGCTGGGTTGtgacccaacgttgggtcaaaCTGAACCATTGGATTAAAAAGTGTAAAATCAAATTCATAATCATATTCACAGCATTCGAGTAGCTTGCAGATGAGGATTTTGTAGTCCAACCTATTACTTTAATTGAAAGTAGAAGTGGCTGCCATAATCTAAAGCACAGTCATCGAAAAAAGATGCCATGAGTAAACCAATTAGACCTGAATAACCAGTTAGCCTGAGCAGGAATGGCTGTTTCTCTAAAcaatttatgtttgtattatattACATACACTTAACTGCCACTTGACCCCAATTACAAAACAATACTATGTTTGTTATGGGTTATATACTTAGTTTATAAGGTTTCTGCTAGATATGCAGATATCTGACATGCAGGAACAATATCAGTTTGCAGCTCCACCCAAGCCTTGTCAATGTGTACATCCTCCCATTGCTTCTGTAGtcattttgtgttattattatttttttttaaatctgtttggGAGAACAGACTAGTTGCATGCAGTGGCACAAGGCACTCTGGAAGATGTTAATATGAATATGTttttcaaacaaaacaaatatatgttATTAAAATCTCCATAACATCTGACGTGCAaataaaatctgaattttttttttatttttcacttttacAGCAAGATTGAGTTGTCAAGAGATTAACTCTTAAAAATGGAGGATCAGTCTCATCATCTTATCAGTGCTGAAATCGTTCAATATTAAGTAAAACTTCAATATTAAGTGATGTTCTGAAGTTCATCTCTGAGATTTCATTGGAGCTGAGAATTATACACTTTTACTGACAGCTGCAATGTCATCAAATCCCTAATATTTAATTTTGATGTGCAGAGGTGTATGAATCAATGTCTACGGTTGAGTTagtgaatgaaatgaaattatatataattaagatAACTTCCTCTGGTTAAagtatttaatgaatgaatgaatgaatgaatgaataaatgaatgaatgaatgaatgaataaatgaatgaatcaatgaatgaattagtaaatgaatgaatgaatgaatgaatgaataaatgaatgaatgaatgaatgaataaatgaataaatgaatgaattaatgaataaatgaatgaatgaatgaatgaatgactgaatgaatgaatgaatgaataaatgaataaatgaatgaatgactgaatgaatgaatgaataaatgaatgaatgaatgaatgaatgaatgaatgaataaatgaataaatgaataaatgaatgaatgaatgaattaatgaattaattaattaattaattaattaattaattaattaattaattcgttcattcattcattcattcattcattcattaattaattcattcattcattcattcattcattcattcattcattcattcattcattaaatcattcattcattcattcattttacaaattatttcatCTTATTACACTCAAGTcaattgggtcccactttatattaagtgtccatAACTactacttgcatcaaaaaattaatacaatgtacttactgtgttcataatgtatttgagaacatgtggtgctcttgagttgggatatgGGTATGTTTATGGGCAGGTTGGGTTGGTTTAACAgggggttaaggtgtaagggatggtcaacagtgcattaacaaatgaaattacagaaattaattacatctgtaattacatacatgtaatttaatcaagcataagtacaatgtaaatacatgcatttacactataagtacattgtaacagatgattcatttcgGTGTAAGTATATAGGCTAATATTTAAGGCCACTTATAAAGTAGGACCAAAAATTGTgataaattaagttgaaaaatGTCATTCATTTAGGTGTAAGAAGTTGAATTAAATTAAGATTTCATTTATGTGCCAGTTCTGTTGTAATATTATATGAAAttaataaaagttgtttttttgttatattcATCATGCAGAAATCTGCATGACGTGGAGCAATATCAGTTTGAAGGTCCACTCATAAAATCCATTATCAGAGTCTGAACATTTCCATTGCTGCTGCAGGGTGAGGTGGAGTCATTTTACATTtgatatacatattttattgatttataacCTTGAAAACAAACTAGGTCTTATATAGCAGTGTCCCCAACCACACTCTAGAAGTCCTTGTAGAAGTTTCGACATACAAAGAAGTGTTACTGTTGGATATGAGACAAGGTAAGAGTACTGGATTGTGTGagagactttatttatttatgtaattcgTTTATTTTATGAATTAGAAAATTAGCAATTACAGTCACAGTTGATCTTGACGTCCTTCAAAAGCGGTTTAGAGGATCAGTCTTTCTGCTATATCTCTGTTTGAGTGACCAATTTCGACAAATGGTCAGTCTAGCACCCTACAGACTTTATTCTGCAGAGACTATTATTATTCTGCTGAGAGAataaaggttaatgtgactattttcaatttcataaggttccttttacagtcTCGATGTGGTAATGCAATTAAAAtgcaatcagttaaataaacttaagcattcatttagttgttcaagtgtaaaacaagatgaaagacctTGCAAACATCAGCACCGTCAGGAccagcaggctagtgcagaaactccattgaaaatactgggatgaaataaatgttcatattttaatgaCATGGCGGTGAATAAGGGAATTTAATCCACTTCTTCTTatccagtctgagacccactttatattgtatattattgaGGCAGTGAAGATtacagatttttaatttaatataacaatTTTGCAATAGCAAGACAATTTACTGGAAGCCCTTGGGCTtactgaatgaaaataaaaagtctgtgCACATTTACTCCATTGAGGAAATGAgctgatttacagtaaattaatttaaagctgctgtgttgttttgtattttgtagtttgcCTATAATTGTAATAGAAAATATCTGCATTTGTTTGCAGTGCATATGCACTAACCACCTATTCTCTCCATGATTGTTCAACAGAACTGTGGTGAAAATGGTGAGATCACTGTATAATTTATCTGATCTGAAAGAGTCCAGGTTTGGTCAGCCGCATCCCAGACACGGACTGAAGCTGCTGTGGTGGTTTGCTCAGGAATGTGTTCGGATTGACTCTAATCAGCGTATGACTGCACTGTGCAATCCTAAAAATGGAGATTTTGGCTTTCGTCATTTCCAAAACTGGGATAAACTTCTTCCTGACATTAATTTACCATACTATGAGGTGGGCAACCTGCACAACACAGACTTACTGCCTGAATATCTCACTGAAGATTACACAGGATATTTGGATGACAGCAACACCGACCGcatcattgtctcattaaaaTATCAGTTCAATCAACCCAGATTTGAAAGAATTTATGTGACACAGCACTCAAACCCGTCAAACTTTGATCAGAATCGCACCTACCACATTAGCACTGATCTCATGAAGGAGATTCAAAGTCTAAGCCTGAAAACATTCCTCAGAAAAACTCAGATGGACAGTTTTTATTATCAACCTTACAGCAGACGCTCAGAGTTTCCTTCTCCAGTTCAGTCAGAGGAGGGTGAACCTCATCGGATACAGAAAAAATCACATCACCCTATCATTGATTGTTGTGTAGGATGTTGCAAAAAAATACTGTTGTGTatactgttcatttttttattttttatatattttttgataatgaAGTTGGTTTCACGTTAGTTGCATGCCATTCTGAAGCTGCATGTTGCACCTTGTTTTATTTGTACAAATGGGAGCATATTTGAACCAAAGGGTTTGAATAATTTAATATGCTTTTATTAAACAagatgttggcggttcattccactgtggagacccctgacaaataaaggactaagctaaaggaaaatgaatgaaatgaatgcagACAAGATGTTTAGTTTAATCTTTTTCAccttattttaaaacactttttttaaagatgttcgtGCAACATGTTGCCACATGCTACTGTGTATGGCATTCTTACCCATCTTTGCCCATCttgtttttatcttgtttttattatGAAATTTTCTGCTTCAATTTCtttgcattttcttttctttcaaattctatttttattttagctttatttgtttaatttttttaaaatgttgtctATTGCaacttcccagcaggcacaggacgtcaacatgatgtctgaTGTTGTACCCCGACATAGTGGGACgtagcattttgtttggaaatgaaaatcaggttgacgtcagaacccaatgtcaggcctgcatcaatgtccaacgtcggacagatgttgcattttggttactaacgcaacctaaaaacaactaaatattgacatctaatgatgttacagcttgatattgcgtggatgttaccactatgacgtctattagatgttgaattttgtttgccatacctgatgaataaatgtcagtatttgatgtcaatatgacgttggtttaagatgttagcttgatgttgaattttggtcacaaCACAACCTATAATcaaccaaataaaaaaatcattttacgTCATTATTAGATCTTAAAATAGCTTCGCCTTAGATGCTGGCGACCTAAATCTAGCCTAATATTAACAtcctatgatgttgtgtgtctgctgggttgcTTTAGTTGGGCTTATCTGGATTTAAGGGTTTGTCAGTGATTAattgtactgtttttattataaactaaaaattattattactgtgtGTATCTAATATAAGATGTTAATGTTAATCAATAGATGTTTTTACTGCTTAAGAATGGGGAAGGTAACTGGGagactataataaaaataaaagtactaTACTATTTTGTTCAATGTATTATGGATTAAATTCTCATCCCATGTTGATAAATGTTATGATGTGTAATTATTAAATGATATAATAGAGTCAGAATTTGGGGTGGCACGgcggctcagtgggtagcactgtcgtctcacagcaagaaggtcgctggttcgagtcctggctgggtcagttggcatttctgtgtggactttgtatgttctccccatggcatgggtaaactaaatttgttcatggtgtatgagtgtgtgtgtaaatgccagagtgtatgtgtgtttcccagtaatgggttgggactggaaggcatctgctgcataaaacatatgctggagtagttggcggttcattctgctgtggcaacccctgaaaaataatgaatgaatggtgtttattgtttgtttgtcctTCATTTTGTTCAGTGGCTGCTAGTTCATATGTTTTTTTGCTAGTTATTATATCCAGTGTTGATGTGGGTTGTAACTTTCAGCTTGGTTTGCTTTTCAGCTTATTGGTTTGGATGTTTTGCTCATTTTATTGGGTCTTTCTGAGCCTAATTATACTTCCATGTGTCTGATATGAGTCATGGACAGCCTGCTTAAGTGTTGACTCTTTGGTCAAAGCAGGTATAATCCctgtcaatcttttttttttacttcactgtCGACACTCAGATGGCACATTTCAGTTTGTATTTTGGTTGaagcaacaaaataaaaaatattgatccATATGGACAAGCCCACTTTTTCTTTCCTCAAACATGATCTTGAGCTTCAGAAACACCTGTAGGACAACTAGTTTTACTAGATTTGCATTGTTATACATGACATAATGGTAAAGACCTGTGACGCTTAACAATGTTTAAGGCTAGGCTATGTAAATAGCATTTGCCTGGCCTAGAATATTTGTGAAGCAAATAAGCATAATCaaattg belongs to Danio rerio strain Tuebingen ecotype United States chromosome 1, GRCz12tu, whole genome shotgun sequence and includes:
- the LOC108179086 gene encoding uncharacterized protein produces the protein MVKGTLNELSQLKQSGFGQPEPRHGLNLLYWFAREYILFDFGEIKPKFNPVFGEFGFHKFNNRIEDEDHIVPIQNLPYYEVGNLNYSNADKLPNYVRQKYSHYNPDSNKDRIIVHQDGNGKLNRVYVTEHSDQRHFDSSKTYRVSNGLLLIIKNMSREDFLSKVSNTGNRTNNQQPFYYQQHSVYQSYSTPVNHTPSPRPPPPAEDSSWCTIL